The following proteins come from a genomic window of Dreissena polymorpha isolate Duluth1 chromosome 1, UMN_Dpol_1.0, whole genome shotgun sequence:
- the LOC127845994 gene encoding uncharacterized protein LOC127845994, whose translation MSDSETYVAVTGDKTKIVENKVKKVADTLYKKGSIDSDLKRYLTSGGGTSGKLQGNPKLHKPGMPLRTIVNGRNHPTEKMAEIVENELRDHIQQPLPDGTIIFCLDVKALYPSVPREEARAAVFEALNRRVQPEVPTNDMITMIDTVLNNNTISFNGDHYMQNEGTAIGSHLGMNYASTYMGAWETELFSKSNKHPIAYFRFVDDVWGLWTHGLEALKTFHAVANEIHPRIQLELRYSTEQLEFLDTMTSIRKGRLVSDLYTKPTDRHLYLHMDSSHTESTKKAIPYGLGVRLKRICSEETDYKKHRDEIKEQLQKRGYNGRFVETELKKVDNKKRENLLHTKVPSKSNSRILVTP comes from the exons ATGTCGGACAGTGAGACATACGTCGCGGTGACGGGTGATAAAACAAAGATTGTGGAAAACAAAGTGAAGAAAGTGGCCGATACCCTATACAAGAAGGGCTCAATCGACAGTGACCTTAAAAGGTATCTCACCAGCGGCGGTGGAACTTCCGGTAAGCTTCAGGGCAACCCGAAGCTTCATAAACCTGGGATGCCTCTCCGCACTATTGTAAACGGCCGCAATCACCCGACAGAGAAGATGGCGGAAATAGTGGAGAATGAATTACGCGatcat atACAGCAGCCGTTACCAGACGGTACcatcatattttgtttggatGTGAAGGCTCTTTACCCCAGCGTACCAAGAGAAGAAGCCCGTGCTGCAGTATTTGAAGCTCTCAATCGGCGAGTGCAACCGGAAGTACCAACCAACGACATGATCACAATGATAGACACTGTTctaaataacaacaccatttcaTTCAATGGAGACCACTACATGCAAAATGAAGGAACTGCTATAGGATCGCACTTAGGAATGAATTACGCATCGACCTACATGGGAGCCTGGGAGACagagttattttcaaaatcaaacaaacatcCAATAGCCTACTTCCGGTTTGTTGATGATGTTTGGGGCTTGTGGACACATGGTTTGGAGGCACTAAAGACATTCCATGCGGTTGCAAATGAAATCCATCCACGAATACAGCTAGAGCTCCGTTACTCCACAGAGCAGCTCGAATTTCTAGACACCATGACGTCTATTCGAAAAGGAAGGCTGGTTTCAGACCTATATACCAAACCAACAGATCGGCACCTCTACCTGCACATGGACTCGTCGCATACCGAGTCTACGAAGAAGGCCATTCCGTACGGCTTAGGTGTGAGGctaaaaagaatatgttcggaAGAGACGGACTACAAAAAACACAGAGATGAGATAAAAGAGCAACTACAGAAGCGAGGATACAATGGCCGATTCGTCGAGACAGAACTGAAGAAAGTTGATAACAAGAAGCGAGAAAATCTGCTGCATACAAAAGTGCCTTCAAAAAGTAAttccagg ATACTCGTGACACCGTAA